One window of Candidatus Mycobacterium wuenschmannii genomic DNA carries:
- a CDS encoding lipoprotein LpqH, with the protein MKRSVTVAAAATAIVVVGLAGCSSDKKSSSSGGTSASSGGASVSSGSSTAKVTIDGKDQNIEGTVACTTAAGTVNIAIGGNSSGIGAVLTDAAPPSVKSVALGNVNGVSLGYAPGTPSGKADATKDGNKYKISGTATGVDMANPMQPVEKSFEIDVTCP; encoded by the coding sequence GTGAAGCGTTCAGTAACGGTCGCGGCCGCCGCGACGGCGATTGTCGTCGTCGGCCTGGCTGGCTGTTCTAGCGACAAGAAGTCGAGCAGTTCTGGCGGCACGTCGGCCAGCAGTGGTGGCGCCTCCGTCTCGAGCGGCTCGTCGACCGCGAAGGTGACGATCGACGGCAAGGACCAGAACATCGAAGGCACCGTCGCCTGCACCACCGCCGCCGGCACCGTCAACATCGCCATCGGTGGCAACTCCTCCGGCATCGGCGCCGTGCTGACCGACGCCGCACCGCCGTCGGTGAAGTCGGTCGCCTTGGGCAACGTCAACGGCGTCTCGCTCGGTTACGCGCCGGGCACCCCGTCGGGCAAGGCCGACGCGACTAAGGACGGCAACAAGTACAAGATCAGCGGGACCGCGACCGGAGTGGACATGGCCAACCCCATGCAGCCGGTGGAGAAGTCCTTCGAAATCGATGTGACCTGCCCGTAG